In the Nicotiana tabacum cultivar K326 chromosome 16, ASM71507v2, whole genome shotgun sequence genome, one interval contains:
- the LOC142170196 gene encoding secreted RxLR effector protein 78-like, with protein sequence MIIAHELVKGHNKKGVSPMCIIKVDIRKAYDSVEWLFLQMVLQEYGFPNKMVRWIMECVTNVNYFILINGGLTNRFQARKGLRQGDPMSPYLFVLVMEYLSRTLKTLKDIPNFNFHPRCAKLNLTHIYFANDLIM encoded by the coding sequence ATGATTATTGCTCATGAATTGGTTAAGGGGCATAACAAAAAAGGAGTCTCTCCCATGTGCATTATAAAAGTGGACATAAGGAAGGCCTATGATTCAGTTGAATGGCTATTCTTACAAATGGTATTACAGGAATATGGGTTTCCAAATAAGATGGTAAGGTGGATTATGGAGTGTGTAACCAATGTGAACTACTTTATACTGATAAATGGTGGACTTACTAATAGATTTCAAGCAAGGAAAGGACTGAGGCAAGGGGACCCCATGTCCCCATACCTGTTTGTCCTAGTGATGGAGTACCTGAGTAGAACATTAAAGACTCTTAAAGACATcccaaacttcaacttccacccAAGATGTGCCAAATTAAATCTGACTCATATTTATTTTGCAAATGATCTGATTATGTGA
- the LOC107821471 gene encoding O-fucosyltransferase 7 isoform X1, giving the protein MQKKRWRTVVIVRKVLTFAIAAIALVALLYVHVVFPASEVTKLPDKLPTQHESSYQKLSRERSWTQEHAPPHLAKAPLAARKSDVASRNGSLDKLWKPPPNRDYVPCVAPSPIYTSPPESRGYLLVHTNGGLNQMRAGICDMVAVARIINATLVIPELDKRSLWQDSSNFSDVFDEDHFISSLENDVKVVKKLPKELASATKAFKHFRSWSGVDYYEEEIARLWDEYQIIRAAKSDSRLTNNNLPPDIQKLRCRACYQALRFAPKIEAMGKMLVDRMRSYGPYIALHLRFEKDMLAFSGCTHDLSPEEAEELKTIRENTTWWKVKEIDPVEQRTKGYCPLTPREVGVFLSALGFPSNTPIYIAAGEIYGGDSRMSDLLSRYPLLMNKEKLASVEELEPFINHSSQLAALDYIVSVESDIFIPSYSGNMARAVEGHRRFLGHRKTISPDRRTLVRIFDKIDQGRMKEGKNLSNRIIEIHRRRQGSPRKRKGPIAGTKGTDRFRSEEAFYVNPLPDCLCQKVS; this is encoded by the exons ATGCAGaagaagaggtggaggacagTGGTGATTGTGCGAAAGGTTTTAACTTTTGCAATAGCTGCAATAGCCCTTGTAGCTCTTTTATATGTTCATGTCGTTTTTCCTGCCTCTGAAGTCACCAAGTTGCCTGATAAGCTTCCCACG CAACATGAATCTTCATACCAAAAGCTGAGTAGAGAGCGAAGCTGGACTCAAGAACATGCCCCACCCCATTTGGCAAAGGCTCCTCTCGCTGCTCGCAAG TCAGATGTTGCAAGTCGAAATGGGAGTTTGGACAAGTTATGGAAGCCACCTCCGAACCGCGACTATGTTCCTTGTGTTGCTCCGAGTCCAATATATACAT CCCCTCCAGAGTCTCGAGGCTACCTGCTGGTTCATACGAATGGTGGGCTCAATCAGATGAGAGCTGGG ATATGTGACATGGTTGCTGTTGCTCGTATCATAAATGCTACTCTAGTGATCCCTGAGCTTGATAAGCGCTCACTTTGGCAGGACTCAAG CAATTTCTCCGATGTCTTTGATGAAGACCATTTTATTAGTTCCTTGGAAAATGATGTAAAGGTTGTCAAAAAGCTACCGAAGGAACTGGCATCTGCAACTAAAGCATTTAAGCATTTTAGGAGTTGGTCCGGTGTAGATTACTATGAGGAAGAGATTGCACGACTATGGGATGAATACCAG ATCATTCGAGCTGCCAAGTCCGATTCAAGGTTGACAAATAATAACCTGCCTCCTGATATTCAGAAGTTGCGCTGCCGAGCTTGTTATCAAGCCCTTCGATTTGCTCCCAAGATTGAAGCAATGGGAAAG ATGTTGGTTGATCGGATGAGATCTTATGGCCCCTATATTGCTTTACATTTGCGATTTGAAAAGGACATGCTTGCTTTTAGTGGATGCACACATGATCTATCCCCAGAAGAAGCTGAGGAACTGAAGACAATTAG GGAAAACACCACATGGTGGAAGGTGAAAGAGATTGACCCTGTAGAACAGAGAACTAAAGGCTATTGTCCCTTAACTCCAAGGGAGGTTGGAGTATTCCTTTCCGCTCTTGGATTTCCATCAAACACGCCGATATATATTGCTGCTGGAGAGATATATGGGGGTGATTCCCGTATGTCTGATCTATTGTCGCGTTACCCCTTATTAATGAACAAG GAGAAGTTGGCTTCTGTTGAAGAGCTTGAGCCATTCATCAATCACTCATCTCAATTGGCGGCCCTGGACTATATTGTGTCTGTTGAGAGTGACATATTCATTCCTTCATACTCCGGAAATATGGCAAGAGCAGTTGAGGGACATCGTCGATTTCTGGGGCATAGAAAAACAATATCCCCTGATAG GAGAACTCTTGTCCGGATTTTTGACAAAATTGACCAGGGTAGGATGAAAGAGGGGAAAAATCTGTCCAATCGCATTATCGAAATCCACAGAAGACG GCAAGGATCACCTAGAAAGAGGAAAGGGCCAATTGCAGGTACAAAGGGAACGGATAGGTTCCGCTCGGAGGAGGCATTTTATGTAAATCCTTTGCCAGACTGTTTATGTCAAAAGGTATCGTGA
- the LOC107821471 gene encoding O-fucosyltransferase 7 isoform X2, with translation MRAGICDMVAVARIINATLVIPELDKRSLWQDSSNFSDVFDEDHFISSLENDVKVVKKLPKELASATKAFKHFRSWSGVDYYEEEIARLWDEYQIIRAAKSDSRLTNNNLPPDIQKLRCRACYQALRFAPKIEAMGKMLVDRMRSYGPYIALHLRFEKDMLAFSGCTHDLSPEEAEELKTIRENTTWWKVKEIDPVEQRTKGYCPLTPREVGVFLSALGFPSNTPIYIAAGEIYGGDSRMSDLLSRYPLLMNKEKLASVEELEPFINHSSQLAALDYIVSVESDIFIPSYSGNMARAVEGHRRFLGHRKTISPDRRTLVRIFDKIDQGRMKEGKNLSNRIIEIHRRRQGSPRKRKGPIAGTKGTDRFRSEEAFYVNPLPDCLCQKVS, from the exons ATGAGAGCTGGG ATATGTGACATGGTTGCTGTTGCTCGTATCATAAATGCTACTCTAGTGATCCCTGAGCTTGATAAGCGCTCACTTTGGCAGGACTCAAG CAATTTCTCCGATGTCTTTGATGAAGACCATTTTATTAGTTCCTTGGAAAATGATGTAAAGGTTGTCAAAAAGCTACCGAAGGAACTGGCATCTGCAACTAAAGCATTTAAGCATTTTAGGAGTTGGTCCGGTGTAGATTACTATGAGGAAGAGATTGCACGACTATGGGATGAATACCAG ATCATTCGAGCTGCCAAGTCCGATTCAAGGTTGACAAATAATAACCTGCCTCCTGATATTCAGAAGTTGCGCTGCCGAGCTTGTTATCAAGCCCTTCGATTTGCTCCCAAGATTGAAGCAATGGGAAAG ATGTTGGTTGATCGGATGAGATCTTATGGCCCCTATATTGCTTTACATTTGCGATTTGAAAAGGACATGCTTGCTTTTAGTGGATGCACACATGATCTATCCCCAGAAGAAGCTGAGGAACTGAAGACAATTAG GGAAAACACCACATGGTGGAAGGTGAAAGAGATTGACCCTGTAGAACAGAGAACTAAAGGCTATTGTCCCTTAACTCCAAGGGAGGTTGGAGTATTCCTTTCCGCTCTTGGATTTCCATCAAACACGCCGATATATATTGCTGCTGGAGAGATATATGGGGGTGATTCCCGTATGTCTGATCTATTGTCGCGTTACCCCTTATTAATGAACAAG GAGAAGTTGGCTTCTGTTGAAGAGCTTGAGCCATTCATCAATCACTCATCTCAATTGGCGGCCCTGGACTATATTGTGTCTGTTGAGAGTGACATATTCATTCCTTCATACTCCGGAAATATGGCAAGAGCAGTTGAGGGACATCGTCGATTTCTGGGGCATAGAAAAACAATATCCCCTGATAG GAGAACTCTTGTCCGGATTTTTGACAAAATTGACCAGGGTAGGATGAAAGAGGGGAAAAATCTGTCCAATCGCATTATCGAAATCCACAGAAGACG GCAAGGATCACCTAGAAAGAGGAAAGGGCCAATTGCAGGTACAAAGGGAACGGATAGGTTCCGCTCGGAGGAGGCATTTTATGTAAATCCTTTGCCAGACTGTTTATGTCAAAAGGTATCGTGA